GACGTAGTCGCCCTGCGCCTCGGCGTGGGTGACCTTCGAGCGGGACACGAAGCGGGTCACGCCCGCCAGCTCGACCGCGATCGTGTCGTCGGAGTCCGCCGCGCCCGCATCGGTGTCGGCGACCGCCCGTCGGACGCTCTCGCGCAGGCGCTCCTCGCGGATCGGCTTGAGGAGGTAGTCGACCGCGTTGAGGTCGAACGCCTCGACGGCGTGGGCGTCGTGGGCGGTGACGAAGATGATCTTCGGCGGCGAGGAGAACCGCCCCAGCAGGCGGGCGATGTCGATGCCCGTGAGGCCGGGCATCGCGATGTCCAGGAACAACAGGTCGATGTCGCCGGAGTCCAGGCGGCGCAACGCCTCGGTGCCCGATCGTGCGGTGGCGATCGTGCCGATGCGGTCGTCGCGGCCGAGCAGCCACACGAGCTCGTCCAGCACCGGCTGCTCGTCGTCGACGACCAGTGTCCGCAGGGGGCGAGCCATGGCAGTGAGCCTAGTCACCCTCGTCCGGGTCATCGAGGATTCCGCGCGCATGGAGCGCATCGCCGGTGGCGTACGCGTGCGCGACGACGCGGATCGCCGCCGGCGTCAGCGTCGCCTTCGGGCTCCGGCCGAGGCCGCGGGCGTTGGCGGCGTCGCGGGTCTCGCCGAAGATCGTGAACAGGGTGGGGATCGAGGTCATCACCAGCGAGAACGCCAGCGCGACGACCTCGGGGTTCACGCCGAAGCGCCGGAACGGCCCGAGCCACCGCACGATCGAGTCGAGCATCTCGTCGGTCGGGGTCGTCGTCGTGAGGATCGCCGCGGCGACGACGAGTGCGAGCACGGTGGCGAAGACCTCCAGGGCCAACTGCCAGCCGTTCATCCACCACTGGAAGCCGACGGCGACCACCATGACGATCGCGACCGGACGCAAGGCCGCGGCGAGGGTCCGCGGCGACATCCCGACCCATAGGGCGGTCGCGATCGCGACGACGAAGACGCCGACCGGCAGCCACGGACCTCGGGCGGCGACGATGCCGATGCTCAGGACGAGCAGGCCGAGCAGCTTGGGGCCGGGCGACAGGCGGTGCAGGACGGTGTCGCCCGGCACGTACAGGCCCAGGCCCAGCGAGCGCCTCATGCCGGCACGCTGGCGCGGTAGTGCTCGACGGCCTCCGGAGCCGGTCCGTCGAAGGCGATCCGGCCGGACTCGACGACGAGGGCCCGGTCGCAGCGCGCGGCCAGCTCGAGGTCGTGCGTGACCAGGACGAGCTGCTGTTCGAGCGCGAAGAGCCGGTCGGCGACGAGGCGCGAGTTGCGCAGGTCGAGCAGGGTGGTGGGCTCGTCGGCCACGACGACCGACGGCTCGCAGGCCAGCACCCCGGCCAGGGCGAGGAGCTGCTGCTGGCCGCCCGACAGCGCGTGCACGCTCGTGTCGGCGCGGTGCGCCAAACCGAACTCCTCGAGGATCTCGAGCGCGCGCGCGGTGCGTCGGCGTCGGTCCTTGATCGTGCGCCGCAGCGACAGGGCGACATCCTCCGCCACCGTCGGCATGACCAGCTGCGAGGTGGGGTTGGTGAAGACGAAGCCGACCCGGCGGCGCACGGCCGAGGCGTCCTTGGCCACGTCCAGCCCGTCGACGGTCACGCTCCCGGAGCTGGCCTCGACCAGGCCGTTGATCAGCCGGACGAGGGTCGACTTGCCGCCACCGTTGCCGCCGATCACGGCCACGCGCCGCTCGTCGAGCTCGGCGGAGACGCCCTCGAGCAGAGTGATGTCGTCCTCGGGTCCGGGGACCCGGACGGTGACGTCGTCGAACCGGATCATCGTCAGCGGCGTCCCAGCAGCTGGGGGAAGGCCCGATGCACGGCCGTCGCGACGGCGGCGGCGATCGCGAGCTTGACGAAGTCGGCGGGCAGGAAGACGGCGAGCGTCTTGGCGGCCGTGCTGTACGGCAGGTTGGCCACCAGGCTCACGCTCAGGGCGCCGGCGAGCCAGTTCAACACGATGCCAATCGCGCCACCGATGACGATGGCCAGCGGACGCCGCGGACCGCGGAACCACTGGGCGGCGAGGCCCGCCGCGAGGGCCACGAGCGGGAAGGTCAGCAGGTAGCCGCCGGTCGTCCCGACGAACTGGCCCGCGCCGCTGCCACCCTGGACGAAGACCGGCAGGCCCGCGGCCCCGAGCGCGAGGTAGAGCACGACGGCGAGGAAGCCGCGCCGCGCACCGAGCACCGCACCGCACAGCAGGACCGCGAAGGGCTGCAGGCTGAACTCGACCCCGTTGACCGAGGGGAGGGCGAACTGCGCGCAGACGGCGATGAAGGCCGCGAAGGTGGCGACGAGTGCGACGTCGGTGGCGACGTGGCTGCGACCCGGGCGGGTGGTGGTGCCGGTCATGAGGGCTCCCTGCGTGGCGGACTGAACGGTGTTCACCTGAACGGCGTTCAGGCTAGCCGATACAGTGGTCCCGTGGCCAACTCCCTCGATGACGTCGTCTCCGGGGCGTTGCGCGTGCTCGACCAGTACGGGCTCGAGTTCTGCTCGATGCGCCGGGTCGCCGGCGAGCTCGGCGTCCAGCCCAGCGCGCTCTACCATCACGTCCCGGACAAGCAGACGCTGCTCGCGCTCATGGCCGACCGCATCGTCGCTGACGTCGAGGTGGGCGCGGATCCCCAGAAGGCCGCGCTCGCCCTGCGTGAGGCGATGATGGCCGTCCGCGACGGGGCCGACGTCGTCGCGACGGCGTCCGCGTTCCGGCTGGGCGACTCGCGGATCGAGAACGAGCTGGCCGCGATCACCTCGCCCGACGTGGCGCGCACGCTGCTGCTCTACGTCTTCGGCCACACCCAGGCCACGCAGATGCACCGCCAGGCCGCCCAGGTCGGCATCGTGGCCGAGGATCCCGACCTCGACGCCTCCTTCGCCCGAGGCCTCGCGCTCATCCTGCGCTGAACGGCTCCAGCGGCAGGTGCATCACGTGCAGGCCGACGAGGCCGTGCGCGCGCGAGTCGAACGCCTCCGGCACGGTGCCGATGATCTCGAAGCCCAGCGACCTCCACAGTACGACGGCGGCCGTGTTGGTCTCGACCACGGCGTTGAACTGGATCGCTCGGTAGCCGGAGTCGCGGTGCCACTGGACCACGTGCTCGCCCAGGCGGCGCCCGACCCCGCGGCCGCGCGCCTGCGGCGACACCATGAACGAGGCGGTGCCCACGTGGCTGCCGCGACCGGGCCGGTTGGGGCCCATCGCGGCGCTGCCCAGGACGATGCCGTCGTCCTCGAGGACCACGGTGCGTCCCGGCGCCGGCTTCGTCCACAGCTCACGTGCCTGCTCGGAGGTGAGGTCCAGCGGATAGGCGTAGGTCTCGCCCGCCCGGACGATCTCCTGGAAGAACGGCCACACCTGCGGCCAGTCGGACTCGGTCATCTCCCGGATCTGCACGGCCTCATCCCATCACGGCCGCTCGCGCGGTCACCAGGAGGCGTGCAGGGGGCGACCCTCGTCGTAGCCCGCGCTGGACTGCAGGCCCACGACGGCGCGCTCGGCGAACTCGGCCAGCGATCGCGCGCCCGCGTAGGTGAACGACGAGCGCACACCGGCGGTGATCTGGTCGATCAGGTCCTCGACGCCCGGACGCTCCGGATCGAGGAACATCCGCGAGGTCGAGATGCCCTCCTCGAACAGCGCCATGCGCGCCCGCTCGAAGCCGGCGGCGTCGCGGGTGCGGTTGGCCACGGCGCGCGAGGACGCCATGCCGAACGACTCCTTGTAGGCACGTCCGTCGGCACCGTGCATGAGGTCGCCGGGGCTCTCGTGCGTGCCCGCGAACCACGAGCCGATCATCACCGATCCGGCACCGGCGGCCAGGGCGAGCGCCACGTCGCGCGGCCAGCGCACGCCGCCGTCGGCCCACACGTGGGCACCGAGCTCGCGGGCGGCGTCGGCGCACTCGAGCACGGCCGAGAACTGGGGCCGACCGACGCCGGTCATCATGCGGGTGGTGCACATCGCGCCGGGACCCACGCCGACCTTGACGATGTCGGCACCGGCCGCGACGAGGTCGCGCACGCCCGACGCCGAGACGACGTTGCCGGCCGCGATCGGCACGCGGCGCCCCGTGGCGGCCTCGTGCGCGTCGCGGACCTCGCGGACGATCGGCAGGGCGTCGAACATCTTCGCCTGGTGGCCGTGCGCCGTGTCGACGACGAGGACGTCCACGCCGACTGCGACGAGCTCCTCGGCCTTGCGGCGCACGTCGCCGTTGATGCCGATCGCGGCACCGACGACGAGCCGGCCCTGGGGATCGGTCGCGGGGGTGTAGATCGTCGAGCGCAGCGCGCCCTTGCGGGTCAGCACGCCAGCCAGCGCACCGCCGTCGACGACGGGGGCGAAGGGCACGTGCTGCCCGGACAGCTCGTTGAACATCTCGCGGGGGTCGCCACCGGCCTCGAGCACGAACGGATCGGTCAGCATGACCTCGCGGACCTGGGCGAACCGGTCGATCTCGGCGGCCTGCTGCGGGGTGAAGACGCCGATGACCTTCATCTCGGGGCCCTCGAGCGACTCGACGACGACCGCACCGCCGTGGGCGCGCTTGGGGACGAGGCTCAGCGCCTCGCCGACCGTCATGGTCGGGGTGAGCACGACGGGGGTGTCGTAGACGAGGTGCGCGGCCTTCACCCGGCTGACCGTCTCGGCGACGATGTCCAGCGGGATGTCCTGCGGCAGGATCGCGATGCCGCCGCGGCGGGCGACGGTCTCGGCCATGCGTCGCCCGGCGACGGCGGTCATGTTGGAGACCACCAGCGGCAGGGTGGCGCCGGTCCCGTCTGCGGTCGACAGGTCGACGTCGAAGCGCGACGCCACCTCGGAACGTCCGGGGACCATGAAGACGTCGTTGTACGTCAGGTCGTGGCTGGGCTGCAGATCGTTGAGAAACCTCACCGCGCAAGTCTACGGACGATCAGTCGACCGTGGTGGGGGTGAACTTCGGGATCCGCAACGTGACCTTCGTGCCCAGGCCCGGCGCCGTCTCCACGACGAGGCCGTGGTCGTTGCCGTAGACGGTGCGCAGCCGCTCGTCGACGTTCGCCAGGCCCACCGACGGCGAGCTGGTGCGGCCGCCGAGCGCCGCCCGCACCGTCTCGGGGTCGGAGCCGACGCCGTCGTCCTCGATCGAGATGACGCACTCCGCGCCCGCGTCCTCGGCGATGACCGTCAAGGTGCCGGGGCCCGGCTTGCGCTCGAGTCCGTGGCGCACCGCGTTCTCGACCAGCGGTTGGATCGTCAGGAACGGCACCGTGAGGCTCAGGACCTCCGGGGCGATGCGGGTCGTGACGCGCAGCCGGTCGCCGAAGCGCGCCTTCTCGAGCACGAGGTAGCGCTCGATCGAGCGGAGCTCCTCGGCCAGGGTCGTGTAGTCGCCGTGCTGACGGAAGGAGTACCGGGTGAAGTCGGCGAACTCCAGGAGCAGCTCGCGGGCCCGCTCGGGATCGGTGCGGACGAACGAGGCGATCGCGCCGAGCGAGTTGTAGATGAAGTGCGGGGAGATCTGGGCGCGCAGCGCGCGCAGCTCGGCCTCCATGAGGGCGGTGCGCGAGGCCGACAGCTCGGCCAGCTCGAGCTGGCTCGACACCCAGCCGGCCACCTCGGTCGCGGTGCGTGCCATGCCGGCCGAGGCGCTGGCGTCGACCACGACGATGCTGCCCACGACCCGGCCCTCGACCGACACCGGGGCGACGATGACCCGGTTCGACGCCTGCGTCCGGCCGTGCTCCAGCGCGACCGCCACCAGCTCGGCGGTCTGCTCGGTCTCGTCCTCGCCGGCCCAGCCCAGCGGACCGTGGGTGTCGGTGAGGCCGACCGTGCGGGCGCCGATCAGCTGACGCAGGTGGGGCAGGGCCCGGGCGGCACTCTCGGCGTCGAGGCCGGCGCGCAGCGCGGGCGCGGCGAGCGACGCGGTGTGCAGCGTCTCATAGGTCGCTCGGTCCTCGGGCGATCCGAGACTGCGACGTCGGCTCAGCAGGATCCACCGGGCCAGCAGCGCCAGCCCGGCGAGCACGGCCGCGACGGCCAGGGCGATCGCGACGTCGACAGGGTCCACGTCAGTCCAGCGAGAGCAGGATCGCGGCCGGCGGGTCCGGCTCCGAGGCCAGCGCCGACTTGTCGACGACCGCCCGGATGCAGCGGGTCTCGTGCCGCAGGCGCAGCTTGGCGGTGCCGGTGGAGTACTCGCGCCACAGGTCGTGGACGGCACCGAGGGCGGACTCGGGCACCGAGGGGCGGCGGGTCTGCTCGGCGAAGCGGATCAGGTGGGGCAGGTCGAGCTCCTCCCACGCGTTGAACACCTCGACCTCGGGCGTGCCGAACAGGCCGGACGCCGAGAAGGTGTCGACCGCGGGCTCGGGGGCGTCGCGATCGCCCGTGATGGCCCGCAACCGGCGCATCCACGGGATGGAGTCGTCGTAGCGGCGGCTCATGCTCGACAGCAGGCCGCCGGGCACCAGCACCCGCGCGTACTCGGCCAGCGCAGCGGGCGACTCCTCGAAGAACGGGGTGATGACCACGTCGAAGGTCGAGGAGCGCAGCGGCAGCCGGTCGCCGCCGGAGCGGATGTACGACAGGTCCGGGTTGCGCACCTGCTCGACCTCGTCACCGAGCACCGTGACGTCGTGGCCCTGCTCGGCCAATTCGTACGCCAGACCGCCGTCTCCCAGGTGCAGCACGGTGGACAACCGGTCGCCCACCATCCACTTGGCGGCGCGCTGTGCAGGGATGACGTCCACGTTCCGAGGCTACCGTCGGGCACGGCTTGGGCCCGGACGCGCGCTGGGTACGCTGCTTTCGTGTCCGATCCCTTCATCGCCGCCGCCTCCCTCGAGGGCGTCCCGTCGGCGTTCCGCGCCGCCCGAGACGGGATGGACGCGATCTTGCGGGACCGCGGACTGCGCCGCAGCACGCCCGACGACACGGCGCGATCGCTGCTGATCGGCGCCTGGGCCACCGCGACCCTCGAGGGCAGCGAGTGCGACCTCGACGAGCTGGCCGCCGGCGGCGGTGACGCCACCGCCCGCGCCGCCGTCCGCCTCTCGACCGAGCTGTTGGGCCTGCTGCCGATCTGGCAGCGCTCGCCCGTCCAGGCGATGGCCCGGCTGCACGCGCTGGCCGCGGCCGGCTCGGTCCCCGACAGCGATCTGGGACGCCCGGTCAATCCCGAGGGAACCGCGCGACTGACGTTGTTGGCCAGCCTCCTGAGCCGCAAGACCGAGGCGCCCGGACTGGTCGTGGCGGCCCTGACGCACGCCGAGATCGCCGCCGCCGGCGCCTTCGTCTCGCACAACGGCGTCGTGGCCCGCGCGGCCGAGCGGCTCGTCCTGGTCGCGCGCGGTGTCGACCCCGCGTCGGTCACGGTGCCCGAGGCCGGGCACGTGGCGGCGGCTCCGGACTACTTCGGGGCGCTGGCCGCCTACGGCGCCGAGGAGACGGGCGTCCACCAGTGGCTGCTGTACGCGGCCGAGGCGTTCACGCGGGGCGCCGAGGCGTCCCCGCTGGCCTCGCGCTGAGGCTGCTCGCAGGACGACGGCGCCGGACAGGTCCGACGCCGTCGAGAGCCCGAACCGCTGCTACCAAGCGTGCTATTTCGATCATCGCCCCGGGGCCGCGTGCATCAGGGTGCGGATGTCCCGACCTGCGATTGCCCTGTAGGAAGGGAGGTCGCCGCGTGGGTACTGGGGTGCGGGCTGCTGTGGTGTTCTCCCGTCCCACTGTGCCCCGCGACGGCCCGGATCACAAGGTCTCGGGGCGAGCCCGTCGCCGCAGCGCGGCGGTGATGCCCAGCGCCAGCAGCGAGGCTGAGGCGGCGAGTCCGCCCAGCGCCATCGCCTTGCCGGTCGTGGACTCGGGCATCAGCCGCGAGCGCAGGGCGGTGGGCCGCTCGAAGGTCAGGATCGGCCAGCCCTCCTCCGTGGCGCGGCGACGCAGGCCCTTGTCGGGGTTGACCGCGAAGGGGTGCCCGACCGCCTCGAGCATCGGGATGTCGGTCTGGGAGTCGGAGTAGGCGAAGCTGCGGGAGAGGTCGTAGCCCTCGCGCTCGGCCAGCTCGCGCATCGCGGTGACCTTGTTGGGGCCGTAGCAGTACTGCAGGATGCGACCCGAGTAGCGACCGTCGACCTCTTCGAGGCGGGTCGCGATGGCGTGAGTGGCGCCCAGCATCTGCGCGATCGGCTCGACCATCTCGGACCCGGAGGCCGACACGATGATGACGTCGTTGCCGGCCTCGCGGTGCTGCTCGATCAGCTCGAGCGCCTCGGCGTAGACCAGCGGCTCGATGACCTCGTAGAGCGCCTCGCGGACGATCTGGCGGACGGCCTGGGCCTCCCAGCCCGTGACCATCTTGCTGATCTCCTTGCGCATCTTCTCGAGCATGTCGTGATCGGCGCCGCCGGTGCTGAACACCAACTGGGCGTACGCGCTGCGCAGGACGGAGCGCCGGCTGAGCAGACCCTCGGCGAAGAGCGACTTGCTGAAGGCAAGCGTGCTGGACCTCGCGATGATGGTCTTGTCGAGGTCGAAGAAGGCGGCGGGACGCCCCGCTGCTGTCGACATGCGTCCCACACTAGGCGCTCCCGCCTCGTGGACACCGACATTGGTCCACAACGTGCGTCACACCGGCGCGGCCGTCCACAGCCGGTCGCTGCCCTCTGCCGCCCGTCGCCCGGGGTCGCGAGGGTGGGGCCATGGACGATCGTGAACGCTCCGCCCCGCCCCTGGTCGTCACGCGGGACGAGACCTTCGCCGAGAGTGCCCGCCGGTGGTGCGCCGCCGCCGGGCACGAGCCGGAGACCGTCACCGACCTCGATCGGGTCCGCCGGTCCTGGCGCTCGGCACCGGCGGTCCTGGTCGACGAGCGTGACGTGGACTCGCTCCTGGCCGTCGGCCTGCCGCGCCGTGACGAGGTGCTCGTCGTGGCCGCCGATCCCGGCCTCGCCTGGCGCGAGGCACTCGACCTGGGCGCGCGCGACGTCCTGGCCGGAAGCGAGGATGCGGCGATCGTCGGTGCTCTCGTGCGGGCCCTGGACGGATCGGGCGAGGCCTGCGCGATCACGGTGGTCGGTGCCGTCGGCGGCGTCGGTGCCTCCACCCTCGCCGCCGCGACGGCGGGGCTGGCGGCGACCCGTGATCTCGCGCCGGTGCTCGTCGACGGCGACCCGATGGGCGGCGGCCTCGACCTGGTCGCGGGCGCCGAGCACGCGACCGGATCCCGTTGGGACGACCTCGACGGCGCCATCGGCCACGTCGGCGCGGCCGAGCTCGTGTCGAGCCTGCCGGTGCATCGCGGACTCGCGCTCGTCTCGTTCGCGCGCTCGGGACGGCCCGTGGAGGGTGCCACGCCCGTGATCGCGGCGGCGATGCGCGGATTCGACGTGGTCGTCGCCGACGTCCCGCGGCACCTGGACGGACTCGGCCGCGAGCTGGTCTCCCGCTCGGTTCTCACGGTCGTGGTCGTTCCTCGTCACGTGCGGGGCGTCGTCGCGGCACGTGCCCTCGTCGAGCGGCTCGGCGACTGGTCCGGTGCCCTGGCCGTCGTCACGCGCACGGCTCCCGGTGCCCTGGCCTCCGCGGCCGTGGGGCGTGAGCTGGGGCTGCCCGTGCTGGCCGACCTGGGGACCTCGCGGCGGTTGCCGGCCGACCTCGAGCACGGACTCGGACCGTTGCGCGCCAGGACCGTGCGCTCGGCGGCACGCCGGATCCTCGACACCGTCGGGCTGCGATGAGCCCGGTCGACGGAGCGGTCGTCGAACGGGTGCGGCGCCGGTTGGCCGGCTCGGGTGCCGAGCCCACGCCGCACACGGTGGCTGAGGCGCTCCGGGCCGAGGACCAGCTGTGGGGCAGCACCACGGTGCTCGCAATCGTCGAACAGCTGCGCAGCGAGGTGCTCGGGGCGGGGGTCTTGCAGCCGCTGCTGGCACTGCCGGGGATCACGGACGTGCTGGTGAACGGTTCCTCCGGTGTGTACGTCGACGCGGGTGACGGCCTGGTCCGTCGGCCCGAGGTCACCTTCGCGGACGAGCCGACCGTGCGCCGGCTGGCGCAACGGCTCGCGGCCTCCGCCGGGCGCCGGCTCGACGACGCGTCGCCCTGGGTCGACGGGCGGCTCGCGGACGGGACGCGCCTGCACGCCGTCCTGTCGCCGGTGGCCCGCACGGGCACCGTCATCTCGCTGCGGGTGCCCGCGCGCCGGACGCTCGCGTTGGCCGAGTTGGAGGAGCGGGGCTCGGTGGCGCCGGAGATGGGCCGGTGGCTGCGCGAGCTCATCGCCTCCAGACGCAGCTTCCTCGTCACCGGCGGCACCGGCTCGGGGAAGACCACCGTCCTGTCCGCCCTGCTCGGCCTGGTTCCCGCGACGGAGCGGATCGTCGTGGTCGAGGACTCCGACGAGCTGCGGCCCGACCATCCCCATGTCGTCGGGTTGGTCGCGCGGCCGCCCAACATCGAGGGCGCCGGGACGGTGGGCCTGCGGGACCTCGTCCGCCAGGCGCTGCGCATGCGGCCCGACCGGATCGTCGTGGGTGAGGTGCGTGGCGCCGAGGTGGTCGACCTGCTCGCCGCCCTCAACACCGGGCACGAGGGTGGGTGCGGCACGGTCCACGCCAATGCGCCCGATGACGTCCCGGCGCGGATGGAGGCGCTGGGCATCGCCGCCGGCCTGAGTCGCGACGCCGTCCACGCCCAGGTCGCAGCCGGACTGGACGCGGTCGTCCACGTCGTTCGTCACGCGGACGGACACCGCGAGGTCGCGGCCGTGGCGGACGTCGACGCGAACCACCGGGGGCGGTTGGTGGTGCGGTCCCGGCTCGTGGTGCGCCGGGGCCGGGTCGTCGACCCGTGAGAGCACTGTGCGCGGCTCTCGTGTTCACCACGGTCCTGGTCTGGCGGCCGCCGTGGTCGTGGGTGCGGGTGCGGGTGACGGCCGCTCGCTGGCCACGACCCGGACGGCGCGAGGGCGTGGTGGCGGTCGCCGGGGTGCTCTGTCTCAGCCTGGTGCTGCTTCCCGCCGCTCCCACCATCGTGGCGTGGACGTTGGTGGCCGTCGCCGTGAGCGCGGGCACACGCTGGCGCCGCGGCCGGGCCCGCCGGCGCCGCACCGTGGTGCGTGAGGAGTGCCAGGGCGTGATCGACGGACTCGTGGCCGAGCTGCGCACCGGCGCCCCGCCCGTCGTGGCGCTCCAGCGAGCGGCCGCCGACACGGGCGCGCTCGGCTCGGCCGCCGTGGCGGCGGCCGGCGGGGGCGATGTTCCGGCAGCGCTCGTCGCTGAGGGGCGGCGCGACGGCGCACACCCGCTGGCCGAGATCGGTCGGGCCTGGGCGGTCGCCGAATCGTGCGGAGCGCCGCTGTCCCCGACGCTGGAGCAGGTGCGCGAGACGCTCCGCGAGGAGCGAGAGCTCGAGCGTGAGCTCGCGTCCGGTGTGGCGCCGGCACGGGCCACGGCGGCACTGATGGTGGCCATGCCCCCGCTCGGTCTGGGACTGGGTTCCGGCCTGGGCGTCGATCCGCTCCACGTGGTGCTCACCACCGTTCCCGGGGCGCTGTGCGTGGCCGCCGGTGTCGGCTTCGCCCTGGCCGGGGTGCGGTGGATCGAACTCATCGCCGATGGTGTGGAGACCGGGTCGTGACGGGCGCCCTGCCGGCCGCCTTGTTGGTCGCGGCGGCGTTCCTCGTCGCCGTGCCCGGGCCGGCCGGGCGTCGGGCCCGGCGGGTGAACGGAGGCACCGCGGGCTTCGTCCGCCCCGGGCCGCCCTTGGTCGTCGCCGTCTCGGTCCCGGTGCTGGCGTTGCTCCTGCTCGGCCCGGTCGGGCTGGTCGTC
Above is a window of Aeromicrobium senzhongii DNA encoding:
- a CDS encoding TetR/AcrR family transcriptional regulator; the protein is MANSLDDVVSGALRVLDQYGLEFCSMRRVAGELGVQPSALYHHVPDKQTLLALMADRIVADVEVGADPQKAALALREAMMAVRDGADVVATASAFRLGDSRIENELAAITSPDVARTLLLYVFGHTQATQMHRQAAQVGIVAEDPDLDASFARGLALILR
- a CDS encoding biotin transporter BioY yields the protein MTGTTTRPGRSHVATDVALVATFAAFIAVCAQFALPSVNGVEFSLQPFAVLLCGAVLGARRGFLAVVLYLALGAAGLPVFVQGGSGAGQFVGTTGGYLLTFPLVALAAGLAAQWFRGPRRPLAIVIGGAIGIVLNWLAGALSVSLVANLPYSTAAKTLAVFLPADFVKLAIAAAVATAVHRAFPQLLGRR
- a CDS encoding GNAT family N-acetyltransferase, with translation MQIREMTESDWPQVWPFFQEIVRAGETYAYPLDLTSEQARELWTKPAPGRTVVLEDDGIVLGSAAMGPNRPGRGSHVGTASFMVSPQARGRGVGRRLGEHVVQWHRDSGYRAIQFNAVVETNTAAVVLWRSLGFEIIGTVPEAFDSRAHGLVGLHVMHLPLEPFSAG
- a CDS encoding HAD family hydrolase — its product is MSTAAGRPAAFFDLDKTIIARSSTLAFSKSLFAEGLLSRRSVLRSAYAQLVFSTGGADHDMLEKMRKEISKMVTGWEAQAVRQIVREALYEVIEPLVYAEALELIEQHREAGNDVIIVSASGSEMVEPIAQMLGATHAIATRLEEVDGRYSGRILQYCYGPNKVTAMRELAEREGYDLSRSFAYSDSQTDIPMLEAVGHPFAVNPDKGLRRRATEEGWPILTFERPTALRSRLMPESTTGKAMALGGLAASASLLALGITAALRRRARPETL
- a CDS encoding LytR/AlgR family response regulator transcription factor, with translation MARPLRTLVVDDEQPVLDELVWLLGRDDRIGTIATARSGTEALRRLDSGDIDLLFLDIAMPGLTGIDIARLLGRFSSPPKIIFVTAHDAHAVEAFDLNAVDYLLKPIREERLRESVRRAVADTDAGAADSDDTIAVELAGVTRFVSRSKVTHAEAQGDYVRLHTLDGSSHLIRTPLGSLAEDWSEAGFLRIHRSMVVNRAHIVAVRMSSGRASVVVSAPGGTTTELQVARRHTRALRELIGEHTP
- a CDS encoding GuaB1 family IMP dehydrogenase-related protein gives rise to the protein MRFLNDLQPSHDLTYNDVFMVPGRSEVASRFDVDLSTADGTGATLPLVVSNMTAVAGRRMAETVARRGGIAILPQDIPLDIVAETVSRVKAAHLVYDTPVVLTPTMTVGEALSLVPKRAHGGAVVVESLEGPEMKVIGVFTPQQAAEIDRFAQVREVMLTDPFVLEAGGDPREMFNELSGQHVPFAPVVDGGALAGVLTRKGALRSTIYTPATDPQGRLVVGAAIGINGDVRRKAEELVAVGVDVLVVDTAHGHQAKMFDALPIVREVRDAHEAATGRRVPIAAGNVVSASGVRDLVAAGADIVKVGVGPGAMCTTRMMTGVGRPQFSAVLECADAARELGAHVWADGGVRWPRDVALALAAGAGSVMIGSWFAGTHESPGDLMHGADGRAYKESFGMASSRAVANRTRDAAGFERARMALFEEGISTSRMFLDPERPGVEDLIDQITAGVRSSFTYAGARSLAEFAERAVVGLQSSAGYDEGRPLHASW
- a CDS encoding class I SAM-dependent methyltransferase, which codes for MDVIPAQRAAKWMVGDRLSTVLHLGDGGLAYELAEQGHDVTVLGDEVEQVRNPDLSYIRSGGDRLPLRSSTFDVVITPFFEESPAALAEYARVLVPGGLLSSMSRRYDDSIPWMRRLRAITGDRDAPEPAVDTFSASGLFGTPEVEVFNAWEELDLPHLIRFAEQTRRPSVPESALGAVHDLWREYSTGTAKLRLRHETRCIRAVVDKSALASEPDPPAAILLSLD
- a CDS encoding oxidoreductase, whose protein sequence is MSDPFIAAASLEGVPSAFRAARDGMDAILRDRGLRRSTPDDTARSLLIGAWATATLEGSECDLDELAAGGGDATARAAVRLSTELLGLLPIWQRSPVQAMARLHALAAAGSVPDSDLGRPVNPEGTARLTLLASLLSRKTEAPGLVVAALTHAEIAAAGAFVSHNGVVARAAERLVLVARGVDPASVTVPEAGHVAAAPDYFGALAAYGAEETGVHQWLLYAAEAFTRGAEASPLASR
- a CDS encoding sensor histidine kinase produces the protein MDPVDVAIALAVAAVLAGLALLARWILLSRRRSLGSPEDRATYETLHTASLAAPALRAGLDAESAARALPHLRQLIGARTVGLTDTHGPLGWAGEDETEQTAELVAVALEHGRTQASNRVIVAPVSVEGRVVGSIVVVDASASAGMARTATEVAGWVSSQLELAELSASRTALMEAELRALRAQISPHFIYNSLGAIASFVRTDPERARELLLEFADFTRYSFRQHGDYTTLAEELRSIERYLVLEKARFGDRLRVTTRIAPEVLSLTVPFLTIQPLVENAVRHGLERKPGPGTLTVIAEDAGAECVISIEDDGVGSDPETVRAALGGRTSSPSVGLANVDERLRTVYGNDHGLVVETAPGLGTKVTLRIPKFTPTTVD
- a CDS encoding energy-coupling factor transporter transmembrane component T family protein, translated to MRRSLGLGLYVPGDTVLHRLSPGPKLLGLLVLSIGIVAARGPWLPVGVFVVAIATALWVGMSPRTLAAALRPVAIVMVVAVGFQWWMNGWQLALEVFATVLALVVAAAILTTTTPTDEMLDSIVRWLGPFRRFGVNPEVVALAFSLVMTSIPTLFTIFGETRDAANARGLGRSPKATLTPAAIRVVAHAYATGDALHARGILDDPDEGD
- a CDS encoding energy-coupling factor ABC transporter ATP-binding protein; translation: MIRFDDVTVRVPGPEDDITLLEGVSAELDERRVAVIGGNGGGKSTLVRLINGLVEASSGSVTVDGLDVAKDASAVRRRVGFVFTNPTSQLVMPTVAEDVALSLRRTIKDRRRRTARALEILEEFGLAHRADTSVHALSGGQQQLLALAGVLACEPSVVVADEPTTLLDLRNSRLVADRLFALEQQLVLVTHDLELAARCDRALVVESGRIAFDGPAPEAVEHYRASVPA
- the ssd gene encoding septum site-determining protein Ssd, encoding MDDRERSAPPLVVTRDETFAESARRWCAAAGHEPETVTDLDRVRRSWRSAPAVLVDERDVDSLLAVGLPRRDEVLVVAADPGLAWREALDLGARDVLAGSEDAAIVGALVRALDGSGEACAITVVGAVGGVGASTLAAATAGLAATRDLAPVLVDGDPMGGGLDLVAGAEHATGSRWDDLDGAIGHVGAAELVSSLPVHRGLALVSFARSGRPVEGATPVIAAAMRGFDVVVADVPRHLDGLGRELVSRSVLTVVVVPRHVRGVVAARALVERLGDWSGALAVVTRTAPGALASAAVGRELGLPVLADLGTSRRLPADLEHGLGPLRARTVRSAARRILDTVGLR